One Arachis hypogaea cultivar Tifrunner chromosome 2, arahy.Tifrunner.gnm2.J5K5, whole genome shotgun sequence genomic window, GGTTTGATTATCCTGTTGCTTGCAGTGAATATGAATCGACGTGGAGGAGGAGGGTTTGGTGGTGGTGCTGGCGGTGGTAGGGATCCGTTCTTTGATTTTGGTGGTGACCCTTTTGGTGGTGGTTTTGGAGGAGGGTTTGGTCCCTTTGGACCTCCTGGAAGCTTAATCTCGAGCTTCTTTGGGGGAAGGGACCCTTTTGATGACCCTTTCTTCAGAAGTCCTTTTGGTGGAGGCATGTTTGGTTCTAGCCCCTTTGGTGCTGCCCCTGCTGGATTCCCTCGGTTCCCTTTCTCCCAGGATATGCATCCAGCTGGATTTCTTGACCAGCATCAGGCTCAGGCTCCAGCTCCCGAGTCTAGGGCGCAAAGGGGGCCTATCATTGAGGAATTGAAgtctgatgacgatgatgatgatgatgagagtgGGGAAGTGAAAGACGGAAACAAGGCAAAGAAAGAGAATCCACGAAAGCATGGCAGGTCAAGCAGTGAGCCCTTCATTGAACATCCAAACGGAGGAATTGAAGGTAATGGGAAGCTGTTGGTTGGTACTTTTGCTTTTTCTCTTCCTGAAATCAGATGGTTGGTTTGTTCATGCTAAAAGTTTATATTTACAGGGAAGAAAAGCAGACACCTGCAGGCTAGGAATGAGTACAACAATGAATTCAACAACAGATTCAATGTGGCTAGGGCTGATCCTCAAACTCAAAGCTTCTGCTTCCAGAGCTCAACCGTACGCTATGGTGGTGCTAATGGAACATACTATACTTCGTCAACGACAAGGAGGACCGGCAGTGATGGGGTGAGCATTTAGAATCTGGTTAAATAACTCTCTAGAGTGAATTAGTGGATTGTTGGTTTTCTGATGTCATCTTCAACATATTAGGTGACATTTGAAGAGGCCAAAGAGGCTGATAGTTCTACAAGGGAAGCTTCTCACAGAGTTTccagaggcattcatggcaaggtatTCATATACTATTTCTTTGGtatcaaattaataatattgGATTAAGTTGCTTCGGTTTATAGCTGTGTATTTGTAATTGCCCTGCTTATTAAATTTATTTCACTTGGTCTGGTACTTCATAGGGACATTCCCTTTCAAGAAAACTTAATTCGGATGGTAGAATGGACAGCATGCAGACCTTGCACAATCTAAATGAAGGTATATCTTGGATTCGATATTCATGATGTCGATGGTGTGATGTCTACTGTAGCAGTTCCATGCTTCCATGCCCTTCTATGTTAATGTTACTGAAGGATTTGTGTTGTTAATTTGTCATCTTGTAGATGAACTTGCTAGCTTTGAAGATGATTGGAAACAAAAAGGTCAAAAGTATTTGCCTGAATGGACTGGGAATATTGGTCAGTTGCCTAATATTCTTTTTGTTACTTAAGGGCGGGGGATGATTAATCTCTAGAATATATCATCTTTAATTTGTTTCTCTTTTCTGTTTTAGGAGCTCTTGATAACCAGCAAACTGCACAGGCCAGGCAGGTTGGGTGGGCTCTCCCTTCTTCGGAGCTTCGTCATCCTGCTCGAACAATGTCTGAAGCTCAAGATAGAGCAGGCTCTTCTCGCACGCAGGAGAGAGCAAGGATAGATTCCGGTGAGAGGAGCGCATCTCATCCACGGGGACGGGGCAGAAACTAAGGCATCTTGTTGCTTTCAAGGTGTCAAGTCTGGTATCCCCTCGTCAATGTACTTCCATATTATGTCcctattgtttcttcttcttaCCCCTTCCCTTACAGAGGTCTATGCTGATTTTGGCGGGAGTTATAATCCTTGGTTGAGTGGGTTATAATCCTTGGTCTGAGATTTGAACATTAGGAGCTGATTGCATTACAAACCAGTAGTTAATGCCTAATGGTTTATATTTGTTGGTATTCCTGCCTCGTGTTGTAATTACTGGTATGCATTACAAAACCAGTAATTAATAtgcattattaattattattaaaaaaaattatctaaaataatttatataattaaaaatgttaaaaatatgaaaaagtaagtttgtatattaatattaataaaatatcaatatttattaaaaaatcataataagTCATAACAGGGCTTAAGCAGGCCCACACGTTTTAGTGGGACTTGGTAGACTCCCAAAACAAAATAATTATGACCATAATAATAAAGGAAAATACCaccaattttcttttctattttttatttttcgagaATCATTGAATCTCCACCAAAAAGGCAAAAATTACATGCATATTTTAAAAGGAACTGACATGTTAAATAGACAATAAGCATACAAAGGGGGAAAAATGCCAATTATGTTTCAAACAACTATTTTTATATAGGGAATGGATTAGGAATCAAAAAACCTTTTTTCTCCTTGTTTGGATCGAAAATATATATACCAATGATCTAAAAAAAATTCATGTAATTTTGTTTGTGACCAAATAATTattctttatctttttatttgtATTGAAAATCCTTTTTATCCAAGATGGATATTTAAGAAACTGAAATTCATCTCacactaataaaaaattttacgaGCTCTTATTCATGTTGATGATACTTTTAGAACTCTTTTTTGACAcataattatttcaaattatgaCTCTTAGCTGCTTTGTGAATTTTATAAAGGAATAATGGTGGCTTTAGACCCAAATTCTTCTCAACATAATGATGCTAATTATTAAAGTATAAGAATTATAATTACAccagaataaattttttaatagtaaaCAAATCAGAGAAGAATAAAAGCTAGTAAATTCacataagaaaaaaaaggaagaaaaagaaaggagataATAaggaataaaattattataatataaaacatCTCTACTTAGTACAGAGTAGAAAATGCCAATGTGCCAAAGACAAAgcataggaaaaaaaaaaaagcacggcAAACCAAGATGATTATATATCATCCCAAGAGAAATGATTATAGAAAAATgctttagatatttatttttgtcttgtatGTCAAATTCatatatctttttagtttttattattaaattaaaaataaaatttatcttataaTATGAATTtcaaacataatccaataatAAACAGGTATATAAttagaatacaaaataaaatatcaaattttactttttattttaaatattagattaacaatagtatttttttttgaattgtagAATGATAGAcattaatattaaatatgaaGCAGTTTAATTTAAAGTGTAAAAATTGaatctttcaatttttaataagtaCATAAATCAAACTCTCTAATTtctgtttaaaaaaatttgaggtaTAAAATCAAACCCCAATTTTAATGTCtctcataattttaaaaataacaaaaattacaatattaaagCATATTACTCGCCTTACTCCCACGAAGAAAAACCTAGCTGCCACCAAATCCACAGGTATGCAGAAGTTTATAACATGAAATTTTCAGGGTTCAGttgtaattttatctttttaatttttatcctaTGTTCTTCAAATCCCATTGCAAAAAACAGTTCCTTTTCCCTCCAACACTTTTCTCATTTGTAACTCAATGCTTCAGTAACTATTCTCATGAACCACATCCATGTAATCATTCCCTTAGCAGACTCAAAGCTTTTGTTCCAATCCCTAATGAACCTAACTTTAGGGACCCTGAAATTGTTCATTTGTTTTGTGCTAAAGCCCTCAAAGTTGCTGCTATAAGGGCTTTTCTCCCTGAAGGGAAACAGTTGCATgcccatttgataaagtttggtTTTTGTCATGTTCTGTCATTGCAAAATCAGTTCTTGAGTATTTACCTTAAATGCAAGGAAACCAAAGAAGCACTTAAACTGTTTGATGAATTGCCTGGGAGAAATGTGGTCTCGTGGAATATCGTGATCCGTGGCATTGTTGGATGTGGAAATGAAAATGACTTGAATCCTCATCTGGGGTTTTCTTATTTCAAGCGGATGTTGTTCGAAAAGGTGGCTCCGGATGATATAACATTGAATGCTTTGATTGGTGTGTGTGCAAAGCTTCATGATATCGAAATTGGAGTACAACTGCACTGTTTTGCAATGAAAAGAGGACTTGATTTGGATTGTTTTGTAGGTAGTGCTTTGGTTGATTTTTACGCAAAATTTGGTTTGGTTGAGAATTCAAGGAAGGTTTTTTGTGCTGTTACACATAGAGATTTGGTTATGTTGAATGTCATGATTTCTTGTTATGCCCTGAATTGTTTACCAGAAGAGGCCTTCAGGATTTTCAACTCAATGAGATCGGGTGGTGCTAATGGCGACGAATTCACTTTTAGCAGCCTGCTAAGTATATGTGATATTTTAGAATATTATGATTTTGGAAAGCAAGCTCATAGTCTTATTCTGAAACTGTCATTTGAATCCGATATTCTAGTGGCGAGTGCATTAATCAATATGTACGCAAAAAATGAAGATGTCATTGATGCAAAGAGAGTATTTGACAAGATGGCGATTCAAAATGTTGTGGCATGGAATACCATGATTGTTGGGTGTGGAAATAATGGCGAAGTGATTGATGTTATGAAGATTCTCAGAGATATGTTACTCGAAGGAATTTTCCCCGATGAACTCACTATTTCCAGCGTTCTTAGCTCGTGCGGCTATGCTTCTGCCATAACTGAAACTCAGCAAGCTCATGCCTTAGCAGTTAAGCTGTCATTTCAAGAATTTTTATCTGTTTCCAATTCTTTGATTACTGCATACTCCAAGTGTGGTAACATAACTAATGCATTCAAATGCTTCAGATTGATGTTAGAACCTGATCTTGTTACATACACTTCACTGATAAATGCATATGCATTCCATGGTCTTGGCAAAGAAGCAATTGAGATGTTTCAGAAGATGATATCTTGCGGCATAAAACCTGACCGGATTTCTTTTCTTGGCATTCTCTCTGCTTGTGTGCATTGTGGATTCGTGAACGCAGGACTGCACTACTTCAAATTAATGACAGATGTGTATCATATTATTCCTGATTCAGATCACTATACTTGccttattgatctccttggaagaCATGGTTTCATAAGCGAAGCCTTTGAATTCTTGAAATCAATTCCAATTCAAGCTGAATCGAACATGTTAGGAGCATTCATTGGGTCTTGTAAACTTCATGAAAATATAGAACTGGCTAAATCAGCAGCAGGAAAGCTTTTTGCCATAGAGCCAGAGAAGATTGTGAACTATGCTGTCATGGCTAACATTTATGCTTCTCATAATCACTGGCTTGATGCCGAAAGAGTTCGAAAAACCATGAGGGACAAGAATGTTGCTAAATTCCCAGGCTGTAGCTGGATACAGGTTGGTAATCAAGTTCATTCATTTGTGTCTAGTGATAAGGTACACCCTAAACTTTTGCAAATTTATGCTACACTAAAAATGTTGCTTAGGTCAATGAAAGAAGAAAATGGTGTGAAATTGTAAATGGTATATAGATCATGATCAATAATAAATTGGGAAATACTTTATGATTTTTCTAAAGTTGTATCAACAAGAATTTGATTAAAAGTTTGTGTTGTACTTGTACCCAAAGTAAGTTTATCCAAACACACCTATGTGGTGATAAGATTTCTGGAATAGCACATTTAAGACTTCTCTCTTGTAATGAATATCCATGCCAATTCTACTAAGTTTTTCAATCAATGTCTAGGACTAGAACTGAGAGTAATACCTCCTTTTATAGTCTCTAATCAACCATTTAACCCCGTAATGGGACTATAAATTTACATGTATGACTGATTTAGGTAAAATTTATGTCCTATTTTAATCCCTAACCAAACA contains:
- the LOC112730604 gene encoding uncharacterized protein, giving the protein MNRRGGGGFGGGAGGGRDPFFDFGGDPFGGGFGGGFGPFGPPGSLISSFFGGRDPFDDPFFRSPFGGGMFGSSPFGAAPAGFPRFPFSQDMHPAGFLDQHQAQAPAPESRAQRGPIIEELKSDDDDDDDESGEVKDGNKAKKENPRKHGRSSSEPFIEHPNGGIEGKKSRHLQARNEYNNEFNNRFNVARADPQTQSFCFQSSTVRYGGANGTYYTSSTTRRTGSDGVTFEEAKEADSSTREASHRVSRGIHGKGHSLSRKLNSDGRMDSMQTLHNLNEDELASFEDDWKQKGQKYLPEWTGNIGALDNQQTAQARQVGWALPSSELRHPARTMSEAQDRAGSSRTQERARIDSGERSASHPRGRGRN
- the LOC112730666 gene encoding pentatricopeptide repeat-containing protein At2g46050, mitochondrial isoform X1 — its product is MFFKSHCKKQFLFPPTLFSFVTQCFSNYSHEPHPCNHSLSRLKAFVPIPNEPNFRDPEIVHLFCAKALKVAAIRAFLPEGKQLHAHLIKFGFCHVLSLQNQFLSIYLKCKETKEALKLFDELPGRNVVSWNIVIRGIVGCGNENDLNPHLGFSYFKRMLFEKVAPDDITLNALIGVCAKLHDIEIGVQLHCFAMKRGLDLDCFVGSALVDFYAKFGLVENSRKVFCAVTHRDLVMLNVMISCYALNCLPEEAFRIFNSMRSGGANGDEFTFSSLLSICDILEYYDFGKQAHSLILKLSFESDILVASALINMYAKNEDVIDAKRVFDKMAIQNVVAWNTMIVGCGNNGEVIDVMKILRDMLLEGIFPDELTISSVLSSCGYASAITETQQAHALAVKLSFQEFLSVSNSLITAYSKCGNITNAFKCFRLMLEPDLVTYTSLINAYAFHGLGKEAIEMFQKMISCGIKPDRISFLGILSACVHCGFVNAGLHYFKLMTDVYHIIPDSDHYTCLIDLLGRHGFISEAFEFLKSIPIQAESNMLGAFIGSCKLHENIELAKSAAGKLFAIEPEKIVNYAVMANIYASHNHWLDAERVRKTMRDKNVAKFPGCSWIQVGNQVHSFVSSDKVAHNGYGQPGLGQDTWP
- the LOC112730666 gene encoding pentatricopeptide repeat-containing protein At2g46050, mitochondrial isoform X2 — its product is MFFKSHCKKQFLFPPTLFSFVTQCFSNYSHEPHPCNHSLSRLKAFVPIPNEPNFRDPEIVHLFCAKALKVAAIRAFLPEGKQLHAHLIKFGFCHVLSLQNQFLSIYLKCKETKEALKLFDELPGRNVVSWNIVIRGIVGCGNENDLNPHLGFSYFKRMLFEKVAPDDITLNALIGVCAKLHDIEIGVQLHCFAMKRGLDLDCFVGSALVDFYAKFGLVENSRKVFCAVTHRDLVMLNVMISCYALNCLPEEAFRIFNSMRSGGANGDEFTFSSLLSICDILEYYDFGKQAHSLILKLSFESDILVASALINMYAKNEDVIDAKRVFDKMAIQNVVAWNTMIVGCGNNGEVIDVMKILRDMLLEGIFPDELTISSVLSSCGYASAITETQQAHALAVKLSFQEFLSVSNSLITAYSKCGNITNAFKCFRLMLEPDLVTYTSLINAYAFHGLGKEAIEMFQKMISCGIKPDRISFLGILSACVHCGFVNAGLHYFKLMTDVYHIIPDSDHYTCLIDLLGRHGFISEAFEFLKSIPIQAESNMLGAFIGSCKLHENIELAKSAAGKLFAIEPEKIVNYAVMANIYASHNHWLDAERVRKTMRDKNVAKFPGCSWIQVAHNGYGQPGLGQDTWP